GTCAAACAAAACGCTGAACAGTCCCTGAATTGCTTTTCAATTGCTCAAAAAATGAGGCCAGTTATTTAACCAGTTACGGTCCAGGACCAACATCAGGATTCtcacaaatatacaaaacctCCCTCCCAAACAACTACGTGGTTCATGCGCTTAATTCCCCCAGTTCTTGACAAGGAATTTCAGGTCACGGACTCCAAAGGCCTTCAACAAGGGACAACCTATCATTCTAAAAACGCAGTTCAAAAATTCTCGAAACTGACAACATTTAAAGTGCGGTCAACGCTTAATATATTGAGTGGGCACCAATTAAGGAGTACTGCCGACTCTATGCACTAGCACAGGGATGTGCTCTTCCCTACACAGTACGGAGCAGAACAGTCTAGTCTAGGCTTGAGCTATGCAGAGGCTTGATCAGAATACACAGCCCTTTCTAGAAAGATACCCAAGAGGAAGATGACTAATCTTTATAACGCTGGCTGAAAGCAACAATGGGAGGTTTGCACCAGCTGATGATTTCCGATCTAGAAACTTCAGTGAAGGCATCAAGCTACCGACAGAACAATAAGACAGTAGCTTCAATGCATacacaaaaatgagattttgagTGCCTACATGCAAGGTAGGTctcatgcagcagaaacagatgcagtCAATCTCCTGAgcttactttgttttcaaaacaaaaccaaaaaaaagcagagcatgcaTTTGCTGCCTTAACAGAGTAACATCTAGAATGCCCCTCACTCCTCATGAGACTTACAACTTTACCTACAGGGAAGACCAGCTCCAGGTAGACTGAAGTACAATTACAACTTGTTGTACACCACAAGGTATAAGCCAATGAAGATGCTTTATACCATTCAAATGTCAAAAGACTATActttccactgaaaacagaCCTTAATAACTATTTATCAGAAACAATCTAACCGTTTAtctaaatttaagcaaaaatctgCCTCCAGTGGCAATTctcaaaatactcttctttGTTGGAGATTAAAAGACGGTATGTTACAACCTAAAAAAGCATCCACTTCATCACCACGAATACACCTGCACTACACATGTTTCCCATGCAAATGAACACCCTAACTTGGCCAACAGGCTGACACATGTCATGCTCATTAACATGGGATACTTTTTCATTCCGTCTTCTTTTTATATCTTGCTTTACCAAGCAAACCCTTCACTGTCCATTAACAGCTTAATTAAAGAAGCCTTCGGTTCTTGAGCAGGCAAGAATATTGAAAAAGCTATCGGTCCAGACCCTAGTATTACTATCAAATATAGTTAGCTCAAGAAAGATGTTGGTTTACCTCCCTTTACCCCTTACCTGCTCTGGACTGAacaattcttcctgaaaaatcatgAGGGAGAACTCAGCTGGGCGGTCATCTGGTTCTTTGCTCCGTTCTTCATCTGCTTCCTGTGTGGTCAGAAGTTCTTGTAgtattttagcagcagcagcagtttctatAGACAGAGTGGGATCGGCAGCACAAAGAATGTCAGAAGGCTGTAATGGAGACAAATTCAGTGTTCGATCTGCTGCCACCAGAAATGACGTGTCTGAAGTTACAGGAGTGAGACCTTCCAGCTGGCTTTCCTCAGTTGAAGAAGGTGTGTAACTATTAACAGGCAGTGCCTGATTTCCATTAAGCTCCAGGATTGAACTCTGGCTCTCTACAGGTGCCACTCTcaccttttcagctttgcatgaTGAATGCACCTCAGCGGCAACCTGAAACATGGCTTCAAGACCGACTtctgccttcttgttttcttcagatataTTACATAGCCAGTCAGATGGCATCAGTTCAGCTTCATAAGATGACTGCATTGGaggattctggaaaaaacaaaatacagtgaactTTTGTATAAAAAATTACCATGACAGGATGTGTATTGATTCTGTTTATCCATTTATCCAAAAGCTTGAAAGATTGTCTGTTATTCTCAGTTAAAATAGCAAGtttaaccagaagaaaaaaaaaaaaaaagctactgctttgtcttggttttcattaaccACCTTACTCTTGGCAcacttcctttcttctattCATGGTCTATCCTGGAGAGGAGCTGGTGTATGCCTGCAGATGCATTGTCTGCACACCCTTTGCACCGCAGGTGTTAAATATACCCAAGCATTCAAATCAGAGACTTCTGGTCTTAGTAGGACCTGTGGGGGTACACTAGAACCACCCTCTTCACGTGCCACATATGtaatagaaaatgagagagaaaatccacCCGCCTTCAGTTCCTTCTAAAACTCAAGCATTCCTGTTGTGTATAAACCCAgtataaaccacaacatttttaagcaaaagaaaaaggtccaTATGCTGTAAATGTGCATATGGACAACACAACTTGAGGAACTCACCGCTTCTTAACCAATAATATCATTTTCCTCCTCAAGCGACTGTCCATAGGCACATCTACACAAGGGGTGCCCCCCAGGGATGCCCCAGTCCCAGGAGGAGTGGGAGTTCAAATACCGATGACAGCAAATACTGTAAAACTGCCCTGCCTGTCACAGCCTCACATCTGGACTCTCCTGTCATGACAGGGTCCCACAGAGGCACAACTCGAAGTCTGCATCAATCTGCGTAAAAACCCGACAGAATTTCAGGTCAGAAACCCTTCTTGTAGAACCTACAGAGACTGCCTTTGCCATCACAGATCAGGTCTGAACACTACtaaaatttttcactgtaatgacATCACAGGACGACAGGACACAATCAGCAAtccagtgatgatttttttagtagaaTTCATATATATCGaataacctttaaaacagaaCGAAGACAATGACagagtttttcaaaagcatcaaGTCCTACCCAAGTGAAATAATAGATGACATTTTAACAGCCAGTGTCTGTACTGCTACTTCTTCTGGAGGTGACTCAAAGGACACTAGAAGGGTCATTTCTTCTGACAAATACAAGTCATACAACGATGTTGAACAGAAACTCAggtctatttaaaatacagccttctTTTGGAAGAGATCCAGCATGAAGGATTAGTCCTTAGTGCCTGACTATCCTTAGACCTTCTAGCTGAGGTCATGGTTAATGAAAAGCTACTTCCAGAGACGAGTCAATTAGAAACAGGAAGCTGCAGGATCACCTACTAGGAAAGCCGTATCAGATCAAATGCCAGTGAAGGACTTGGTCTCTCCCTGAAGGAGATACCACAAAGAGATGAGATCCCGTCTCCTGGGTGTGTGAAGTCAAGTCCTAGTGTGGATTTGTGTAGATGTGCCAGTTTGTAGATAGCCACAAActgtggagggtggggggaaacagaggggaaaataaaacctggaatttGAGAAATTTAGGTTAAgttaagcaaaatcttttcattaaaggctAAGCcacctttatgtttttatgagaTAGGTTCAAACATTATTCctctcatttgatttttttttcagttctatttttttaaaatgttaacaaggtgtttcatttctgttgcattGCTTGTTTACTGTCGTAAGTAGTCAGGATTTTAATTAAGATCTGGGTTACCAAACCGTCCAGGAATAAGATCATCCCTGCCAAAAACCgaccaaccaacccacccatACTGaatctttttctgcctcttcttagGGGACCTCAGCTTGAAGCTGTTATAGCACATATTGTCTTCTTGGATGCACTACAGGATCTCGTATGTATTTCCAACAGGAGAAAGGAGCCACGCAAAGGTacaatttaaatccttttagtTCACCTGGAGAAGATATGACAGACGaggatggggggggggcagcaatgaaacaaggaaaaccaatAAAAGATTGAGAAGTCAGGGCTTGAAAGACTAATAGCTTGCTGGTCACGCaagctcaagaggaaaaatggtcTGACTTAGCAAAAGTGGTGAAAGAGAAGATGGGCATTTCACTTATAAGATTAGCATAGCGTGAGCAGGAATTAAAGCACAACCACACCTTTTCAGGGACTGCTAGCACTACACAAATCTGGCTTGAGTGCTTGGGCAATCGGAATTcagacttgatttctttttgaaataacatggCTGATTATCATTCCTTACTACAAAtagaaagtttttcttcttttttcttgcacgtttatttcttccatttcccgTTACCTCTTGCTTCAGTTCCACAAGGAAATACTGACAGCTTAATAACCATGGTAATAGCAATAATCAAACAGCAgggctgctattaaaaaaataaaaataaaaatgaggtgagggcaggaaaaaaaaaaataatcactgaaatCCAACATGTAGCCTGAGTTCACATCTATGATAAAGCAGCGGGGAAGTATTGAGCTAATGGTtgtgagctgccagcactgctgctgcagaagataGCAGGAGGTCTCTCAAAAGACTCATTCCTACCCAAGGATACCGATTCATCACACTAATCCAAACCCCACTTAAGAGAACCCTAATGGAAAATGGGTAAGAAGTTGTACCCGAGCTCCCTGTTTTGTAACCAACCGTGATGAGAGTGTAATACAAACCTCTGAAACCCCGATTTCAGAAACCTGGTGAGATACACCATCATCAGCCACCATGTCTGGGTATAACCACCTCTGCCCCCTTGCCATTCCACGCAGTAActctctgcagcttttcctggagAGCAAACTGCAGCCAACCAACCAGTTAGTTACCGGCCTGGTCTGCCCGTGTTCCAGGCAGGGTCACCTAacactttcagcagctcaggtgcGTACTGtacaagcccagcagctggcctcCAAGACCCAGAAACTCCACCTGTCTTAAATCTCTCCTAAACTTAAAAAGTGATGCTCTCTGCAAGACCCAGTAAGAACAGCACAAGGTTTAGGCTTCCTTGTCCGAGAgtgccagcttttccttctgagaccACAAAGCACCGTCTGGATCCAACAGAAACGGGGCTGGTAACCAGCTTGCTGTCTGCTAGTGCGCCGATACGGTTCGCTGTCTTCGGGACTGGCCCGGCAGTTTCGTATAGGCTTTGCCACTCCTATCTAGCAGCGCACAGCGGGACCAAACAGCCTAAAACGCCCCGCAAACCACGCTTCAACAGCATTGCACTGAATTCCTGCAACTGGTGGAAGGTATTGAGTGGAACGATAGGAAATATACCATGCAATAGTTCTATTTTTTGTGaggaacaataaaaatgcttagtCAGCCAGGGCTGATGAATTTTACCGCTTTTGAGGATTTGTGCAAGTGGTTACTGATGGATGATCAATACGCCAGCCGGGCAGGATGCTCAATACTGCAGCTTGCCACATCCCCCAGCAGAAGTTTGGGGAAGTATATGCCCCAGAACACACAAAAGGCAAACTGATTattccccacagctcagcaagaacCGCAGGcaaactgctgtcttctgtaccacctgcacagcctgtcACCACGTTCCAGGAGAAATGACCTAGGCTATGCTAAGACTCAGAAATCTCTAGAAGTCCCGTTGATCCACGCGGTACGATAGCTGTGTTACCCTGCTCAGAGACAGCCGGTTACTGACCTGGTGGAACTGATACAGGGCACTGCTCGCCTTTGGCCTTCTCACGCAGAGGATCGCCTTCCCACAGTCTCTGCCCAGATGCTCGGCAGCTTTTTGCTGGGGGTttccaggaaacaaagcaaccaCTAGCAAGTGGCCTAAAGCTCTTCTGACTCCACACACTGCCCACGGACTTGCTTCTCCAAACAACTGAGTTTTACTAGACCCTTTGGACACTGTATATTACCCTTCAATCTAGCCACAACACCACCTTTGACAACTCCTTTGGAATGATTTACTATCCCATTGATCTCGGCCTTCCGAGATAAGCTATTTAATTGTGACTTCCCATCGCTCAGATGGATCCTCGCGTCCTGgatgaaaaaagcagctcacGATCAAAGTGAGAGGACAAAGATGCACTGCGcgaaaaataaatactacaatATCGACGGCATGACTGGCTGTTGGCTATTTATAGCCTTACACTAACGTGTTAtctgttgcagaatggctgtgtgatcatggccatgactcccttaaagatctttgtgaaacaaagttagcgtaagttagctgaagcaggccttgcagctatgctgaggcatgctgataaggaagctgagaaaaacactgaccttgtgcctaatgttgtaaataactttgaggaattcgcgtagacaagagaggaaaaaaaaaaatgtagctagctatccgcagaaaccgcaagtaggaggacgtatgaaaatgtaaccctttagagcttagccaatcagcagatgactagtaggcataattaactggaactgtatatatgacataatcgcgccgtaataaatcgaagcttgctctatcactcatattgagtcggctgcttgcttcccctcgctcgtcaatgtggcgcccgaacagggacaTCCCTCCATCTTGTGCTCCGTCTGAGGGGCGGCATGCAGATCTTTGTGAAGACCCTGACTGGCAAGACCATCACCCTTGAGGTCGAGCCCAGTGACACCATTGAGAATGTGAAGGCCAAGATCCAGGACAAGGAAGGCATTCCCCCCAACCAGCAGCGGCTGATCTTTGCTGGCAAGCAGCTGGAGTTATCCAGGCCATAACCCGCCCATCTTGgataagcttattttttaaaaaaactcatgAATAAAAGACAAAGGTTGATATTTGCAAGATAGGAAACCGGATGATCAAGCTTGGGTAGGTCAACCCTTTTTCAACACACATAAGCATAACTTGCTTCGCTTGTCCTctgtgaggggggaaaaaagtatatgcGTTACGCTGTAATAGAAAAGGAAGCCTTTGCATTCTTACTAAAGATCTTCTGATATCTGATAAGCCAGGCCCTCCAAATAAGGTGCAGTTTCCACTAGAATTACATAACGCATTTACAGGAAGTACTGGAGTTATCTTTAATAAGAGATCTCTGAGGCGGGGCCCATTCCACAAAGTCACCTTAGTTTTTCTCGTTCAACAAATGAAACTCAGGACTGCAGGAAGCTGTCCGGGACAAAGAAGTGGAGCtgcttctcagtattttcataatattaaagAATCTCTTCTTGTCCAGGCAAGAGCATTCTTCCAATACAAATGCAGGCTCATTAACTAAAAGTGATTCTGGTGAAGTCAAGCAAAAAAACACTCCGCTGATGAGGACACCCACTATGCTGCTACCCTGAAACCTAACCTGAATTACAAAACTACCCGTTTAACATTCAGTGGTTCTTTGAAATAGGTATTTGTAAACCACATCACTTTCACTTTATCAAGCAGatcaattttcaaatttatatccTTAATTTCACAAGTGTATAAACCTGCAGCTCATTCATACAGTCTCCTTCGCTTTCACCTCCTTTCAGTAGGCTGCGCTCACCTGGAGAAAGCTGTCGTGGGTGCACGCTGAAGCAGTaggaccagcacagccagccagaggatctgtgtgggctgctgctgaacagctctgGTGTGGCTGCAAGAATTCAAACACAGCTATCAGACTGCCGGAACCTGTGTCTGGTGTGCAGTTCTATTGCTTACTTCgattaaacatttcaataatCACACAGTAAGCGAAATTCCAGAAATTTATTGTTACCTCCCAAGTCATTTTAAGACCAAtttcttaatcttaaaaatacttattttaagatatgtatagatatattaaaaatatatattgtaaaattgataaaacacacacatacatgcagaaACTTCATCATCAGTCTTTTCTGTCTTAATATCACCTTTTTGACTTGGCTGCTTGAGTTTCTTGTCACAATACACCACAAAGTGCATTCACATAGCTGAGCCTAGGTGttcatacacacatacacacttgtgaccatgtgaattttaagacttacaaagaaaatgaattatctTAACCCAGAGTGTGTCATTCCGAAGAATATCATGACTACTCCTGAACTACCACTCACCAGAAAGGTTTTCATATGTAAATGAACCCTACAGGCACAGATGTATGCCAAAGGCGCGATTGGACTTGCACTGTCAGGTGGCACCAATAACTAATATGTCTCACATGGTCTCcatgactgatttttcattattagacaCTCTCAGATAATGAAGCTTCAACGCATTTCTTTCACCCGATTCTACTACTGTCAAAGGTTTTGCAGATAGCCGAAAGTAAACAGAACTAAATCCTTACAATAATTATGGTCTAAGGCTAGTGGGGAAAAAGAGACTTAGACgagcatattttcttttactgactTTTCAATAAGAATCATAATGAAAAACCAGGGAATTTTTTTGTCACGGAAGTTAACAAACAAGTTTGAAtacacataaaaagaaatcttttcagaaagttctactttgatttcatttaatgggacttcaaaagtgaaatgGAGAGTCAAGAATAAGATTGAACATACATTCTTCAGTTCTCTCACTTATTAAATACGTATCTTAAGGTTAACTATCACTTTCCAAACAAACTAatcttgctgctgtgctctcaTGATGAAGGAAACCAGACTTTTTCATGTGGACATATGAAGAAACACGCTTTCAGCATGCTGTATGTTATAATATACAGAAGAAAGGATAGCGGAGAGATTAAGAGATACACAGGCACAGAAGTAAAACCGCTGAGACAGTCCTAGAgtgacagtgaaaattaaaagatttatcATACTCCAGTGAAATGTCACTTACACTCTCAGAAACGCTAATTAATTCACTGGGGGTTTCAAACGCCTCAGATTCCCTAAGTTTCTGCATTTTAGTTTTGATTACACCTTGCAAAATTTGGTATGTTTTCACCGCATTCTcacacccacctcccaccccagaaGATTCTACCTGAGCAACATAGCCAAGTTATCCTTTAAACTTAAAGCAACGAGCGTCACCCAGCGAGAGAGATCTCCATATTCATGTCTAAATCTACGCTGGTCTCCCTCAGCTCCCCTACAGGCAGTACTTCAAAACAGGCACTTCCAGGACACCAGGAATCTTACCCCAAGACAAACTCTAAACCGAGCAACGTGAATCGCACCCGAGAcgcccctttccttcccttgacTACGGAAGAGGGCTGGGGCCTTAGCTGAGACAGAGACAACTACAATTCATCATGATGAGTTTCAGCCTATGCTCTGTAACCATAGAAACGCAAAGCGGGGACcacctcccacctcccaccctaATGAAGCAAGTATTCTGGATgaggcttggagcaacctggactaatagaaggtgtccctgcccacggcaggggggtgggaacttgctgatctttaaggtcccttccaacccaaaccattctgtgattctcagGACACCTGCTCCTGGGAGAAGACTTAATAGTTAGCAGCTGGTAAGGCAGGCTCCACACTTTGGCCACCACAGTAATCTCTGCATAAGGGGCACAAGGCAAGGAGCACGTGGCAGAAGTTGCCTGTCTCTTAAACATTTAAGTGTGTCTACAAGAAATGCCCAGCTCCTCAGAACCCTTCCTTGACAAAAATGACGTTATGGAAACTAGCAATTATTGCCTGAAATGTTCTCAGCAGAGGTCTCAGAAGAGATGCACAAAAGATGTAATGATTTCACTGTGTAGGATTTCTAAACAGGGACAGATAGCTGTCTTTGTGAAGGTGCGGCTGCcaaaggaggagcaggcagaaggaaagaataataaCTGAGCTTTAGTTTGTTCAAGGAAAGGGTCACTGttcagaatttcagaagttttagggaaattaaacaaacacaccacaaaacaacaacaaacagacCACCACTCCCCAGAAAATAACCTATCATGTGATTTTTCCAATTCAAGGTtaagggcaaggaaaagaacagtaatttgcTTCAACTCctcttctgaagaataaaaacactgaagtgagactgatttattttgtaatcaaGTGATTGAGACTGACAattgtggcagaaataatttcgaaaaaagaaaggagccaagacttttgtactttctagtcttcagtgcataaaaaaatacaacataaagaagctaagcaagaaaaaaaaatttagatacAAAACCAGTACgagcagaatgaaatattctacaccaggagtcctcaaactacgaCCCGTgggccagatatggccccccagggtcctcaatccgcccccccgtatttacagaacccccacaccaccaccaccctgccgggggtgggagggggaaaccaagcagccgcagatgacttccGGCCACCTaatccgcgcgccggccccctgtttagaaagtttgaggacccctgttctacACAATACGTTTGACTGATCTTTAAGGTTTAAAACCTTAACCTGGAAAAACATGAGACCAAGGCCTAGGATACTACTTCTTAACAAGGTCTCAGTGCTTTAATATCATTGTCCAAGTTTTGCttaattgaaaaaacaaaaatgaaagttagcCTCACACCGACTAGTTTTGGACAAATGTCTTTCTCCTCGCCCTTTCACCTCAACAGAAAGGCTATCCAGAAAATCACCAGGGGACACATAAAATCTGGAGGAAGGACACGAATAGCAAACAgaaactccttttgctttaaaggtCCATCTTCCTTTTAGACTTGACACTTTCTAATTCTCACTTGAGATATACACATGGCAGAgtattatagaaaaatatttgaaagtctcactttaaaatctattttcgaaaagcaaatgcagaaatttttttccatacctGTTGGACAGCAGGTTTGTGAGTACggcactgaagatgcagagctgctaCAATTTGCAATGGATGCGGCAACGCTTTGAGTCCCTTGCTGAAGTGGCAGAAGAGAAGCCACAGGCTGGAGTGTGTACGTGGCTCCCGTTGGAAGCGTCTGGAGTACCGGAAAGGCAGCCCCTttatctggaaaagctggggaagccccttgccctggcagcaacCCAAGTGGTCCCTGCTGGATCCAAGTGGAAGGGACTGGAGTCGGACCTAATCTTTGTGCTGGTGAAGTGCTGGGGGCTCGGCACGAGGTTGCCGTGTAGGAGTAAGGAGGGAAAACACCTTGACCGTAAAGTTGATGAAACTGTCCTCCAGtcagcagtcctgcagtggGTACAAAATAAAGCGAAACAAGTGTTAAGGAAAGGagttttcacaggcaaagaaaggcaatatgAGGAGCCAAGGCTCTACAACATGATTTGGGAAGACTGCCTTTGCTCCAGCATACTTAACCCAGAAAGGAGACTGTACTCTTAGACCCGAGCATGCAGTAACTGCTGTGCGGCACACGAGTGAAGCGCCAACACAGGTGTCTGCGTAGCATTCAACCTCCTTAAACTGGCAGTAACGAGTTACCCATATTTAGAAATGTGCCATACATCGGAAAGTGTAGTAACttactaaaccaaacaaaagcaattttgaaagtaCTGTGTGTTAAATcagacaatacattttaaaaaagggacatCATAAAGCAAGATTTGACCAAACTCCACTACTGACAGCTCACAAACAGCTAAGGGAAGGGCAATGTCAAAATCCTCCAAAGGACTTTGCAAGTACTTTATGACAAGTCATTTAtttggtcaagaaaaaaaattcaaagccagTTTTTCCTCAGTCAGCTCAACTAGTTCAGTGCAGACTAAAATATGCCAGACTTTgccattttgttatttcctagatagtccttttattcttctctattattttacagtttcctctctcagacaggtactgtttcatgaaatggtatttgcttttataccaTGACAGCCCAATTTCTGTTTCGGTGGCTTTCTTGAAACACTGACAGTAACACCCCGAACGCCTGCGCTCATTGATTTCTCTAAGAACTACTGCATTTGTGACTCCCCTGCAGGATTGCATTTAGCCATGAGAATTACAAGTTTCAGGATGGTTCACATCAATAGGGTTGATCTAGAAGCCAGGCTTTCTCAGACCTGTAGTTTCCAATTCTCACtcaaaaggttttttaaaaaaaatagcctCACATTTACCTCTGGCACTCCTCTGACGGACGCTAATTCAAGAAATCAGTAACATACAGTCATTATTCTGCAAGTTCACATTTAACCATTAAGAATcactaaataaataccagctgaCCCTGAAGATTTGCTAAGACTTAACGTATAGGACCGTTTATTTCCTGTTCAGTACTTTCACcatttataaacagagaaggaacaggggtatgaaaatccttttgtttatattttacctttggaTAGGGAcatgaagatcatctagttctaaCACATACACAAGACACCACAGGATGCCAAGTTACCCACCTCCCGTTGCTGTCCAGGAATTGTTCCTGAATGTTTAACACAGCATTACATGCTGCAAGACATTGGGAACAGACTgacgctttgcaaacacaagTATCTCTTATCTATCAAATTACCTCACATTTACAGCAAAGTCATGCCGCTGAATAGTCAGTACAGAGCGCAACAGTGCATTGTCAGCCTGTCAGAACTTGACTGCATAGAAACCCCAGTGTTTTCCTTGTTCGtctttctagaaaatgagaCTCCTAGAGCAAAAactctgaaactgcagccatcaaaacagaggacaaaaaatgaacaggtcatctctttctaataatttcctttaccaATGGTCTGCATTACATCA
The window above is part of the Falco biarmicus isolate bFalBia1 chromosome 16, bFalBia1.pri, whole genome shotgun sequence genome. Proteins encoded here:
- the LOC130159967 gene encoding heat shock factor protein 5-like, which translates into the protein MAAGLDVTSRPPNRFQRLLGTPLAGQPLLLPSTLSNANRPGLLTGGQFHQLYGQGVFPPYSYTATSCRAPSTSPAQRLGPTPVPSTWIQQGPLGLLPGQGASPAFPDKGAAFPVLQTLPTGATYTLQPVASLLPLQQGTQSVAASIANCSSSASSVPYSQTCCPTESSNAVIL